In Aspergillus luchuensis IFO 4308 DNA, chromosome 1, nearly complete sequence, the following are encoded in one genomic region:
- a CDS encoding hydroxyisourate hydrolase (COG:F;~EggNog:ENOG410PRX6;~InterPro:IPR014306,IPR036817,IPR023418,IPR023416;~PFAM:PF00576;~go_function: GO:0033971 - hydroxyisourate hydrolase activity [Evidence IEA];~go_process: GO:0006144 - purine nucleobase metabolic process [Evidence IEA]), protein MDPSSEIKPSSGQLDKVTDRLSLYRNQLLQSPIHSTAQPFNNYNAASTLTQNTTAMSRDPITCHVLNTLTGTPAANLPVTLTLLSAPSSSQSPISFQATTDADGRVKNWEPTTTSSSASSVPAILSALPTADSKTNWSVRFDVGPWYEAQGVESFWPEVEVKFTVKGRGREGEEGWRHYHVPVLLGPWNYSTYRGS, encoded by the coding sequence ATGGACCCTAGCTCGGAAATCAAGCCGTCAAGTGGTCAACTGGATAAAGTCACAGACCGTCTTAGCCTCTACCGcaaccaactcctccaatcCCCGATCCACTCTACAGCACAACCCTTCAACAACTACAACGCAGCATCGACCCTCACTCAAAATACCACCGCAATGTCTCGCGACCCCATTACCTGCCACGTCCTGAACACCCTGACGGGTACTCCCGCGGCGAACCTCCCAGTGACACTGACCCTCCTATCTGCACCCTCCAGCAGCCAGAGTCCCATTTCTTTCCAGGCGACGACCGACGCAGACGGACGAGTCAAAAACTGGGAACCCACCACAACTTCATCGTCCGCTTCGTCGGTCCCCGCTATCCTTTCTGCACTCCCAACTGCCGATAGCAAGACGAATTGGTCCGTTCGCTTTGACGTTGGCCCATGGTACGAGGCACAAGGTGTTGAGAGTTTCTGGCCCGAGGTCGAGGTGAAGTTTACGGTCAAGGGACGGGGccgggagggagaagaaggatggcgGCATTATCACGTTCCCGTGCTGTTGGGACCCTGGAACTATTCGACTTATCGCGGCTCATGA